In Horticoccus luteus, the following proteins share a genomic window:
- a CDS encoding TonB-dependent receptor, producing MILSTAAAGQLGAQTVAPDPNETSKDTVVLSPFEVRSQKDQGYQATETLAGTRIRTDLKDVGGGLSVYTKEFLADIGAIDNTSLLQYTTNAEVAGTRGTYAGLGNATSVDESSSLRNPGSTNRVRGLAAADNTRDFFVTDIPWDSYNVDRIDIQRGPNSILFGLGSPAGIVNATTRNAEFHDMGSVTARVGSYGSVRGSLDVNQVLVPKTLAIRLDGLWSDEKYQQDPAYQKDKRYYGALRFDPQLFKRNDFHTSFKAKYEHGDIDANRPRTVPPNDSITPWFRPVDTTSLDGGLGKLAIPNAYGVGSAPQNLNPWLTANVANQQQPIWFIDGADNQLQRIYGGYVNTGAHNPDGSVRGIGDLLVGQRYADEFYRLTSLSSYASNARLPGAQYGQYRTKTLSDASVFDFYNNLLDGPTKSEYENWNAYNLDLTQTGWDDRVGVELSYDRQKYKRGGQALITDPTLTIDVLQNFQDLTANPNFGRPYVVGGPGGGTSYESDREYVRGSVFGELRARDFLSSESFLAKLINKQRFNGVYSKEKYETENRTWQMYAYGSDWDAYWSRTTGLSYPFAGSGSRPPVSVIYLGPSLAGASSASGANIPNVGSAVTLPNGNVYHFASTWTNPAGVNYSDPWTVPNNLLPIFDPATATTQASNPANYIGWNSNVPVNLRRYDNGQDPTLLTNAQKSLRETTSYAGTWQGYWWDGAIVSTLGWRYDEVKGKGVTAQKVNTNRSILNIDPSVYALPSSYPAGQIFKDHSTSGGVVVHLNKLFGTHDPLPLNVSVSYNKSANFQVTDTRRDVYGNTIGNPTGKTKDYGVMISTKDDRFSFRAVKYESSVANATTQLDLGGLSSTVAQGLKFRNVFLYKMNGYTLDTGGQTDDTPGKRYYWTPAYVNASNRPVADLNGNPSPVPSGATLETQAQAIARRDASITAWNDIQSWLQAKNYFSAWGYTPTTASALTDRATYEANPSAHQPDGSTVYAYSPSAPQGLAVTADTKSEGYEFEFTANPLPNWRVSFNAAETTAVRTNVGGAQLDELVNYLDGQMAGVAGDMRQYNGNYVPSNEVRQNWANWRGQYTLLKLQEGSAASELRKWRFNVVTNYMFQDGALKGFGVGGAYRWQDRVIIGYPVIPGANGQASFDLSKPYYGPSEDGLDAWCSYEHKLTKRIDWKIQLNIRNVFGKDELIPISVEPDGKTWASARIAPNREWFVTNTFSF from the coding sequence ATGATCCTGTCGACCGCGGCAGCCGGGCAACTTGGAGCGCAAACCGTCGCTCCTGACCCCAATGAAACCAGCAAGGACACGGTGGTGCTCTCACCGTTTGAAGTTCGCTCGCAAAAAGATCAGGGCTACCAAGCGACCGAAACACTCGCGGGCACCCGCATCCGCACGGACCTCAAAGATGTCGGCGGCGGTTTGTCGGTCTATACGAAGGAGTTTCTCGCCGACATTGGCGCGATCGATAACACATCGCTCCTGCAATATACAACCAACGCGGAAGTCGCCGGCACGCGGGGCACGTATGCGGGCCTGGGCAACGCCACCAGCGTGGATGAGAGCAGTTCGCTGCGCAATCCCGGCAGCACCAACCGCGTCCGCGGCCTCGCCGCGGCGGATAACACCCGCGATTTTTTTGTCACCGATATCCCGTGGGATTCCTATAACGTCGACCGGATCGATATTCAACGCGGTCCCAATTCCATCCTCTTCGGGCTGGGGAGCCCGGCAGGCATCGTCAATGCCACCACGCGCAATGCCGAGTTTCACGATATGGGGAGCGTGACGGCGCGGGTCGGTTCGTATGGCAGCGTGCGGGGTTCGCTGGACGTCAATCAAGTCCTCGTGCCGAAGACGCTCGCGATTCGCCTCGACGGGTTGTGGAGCGACGAAAAATACCAGCAGGATCCGGCCTATCAAAAAGACAAGCGCTACTACGGCGCCCTGCGCTTTGATCCGCAGCTCTTTAAGCGGAATGACTTCCATACGAGCTTCAAAGCCAAGTATGAGCACGGCGATATCGATGCAAATCGTCCGCGGACGGTGCCGCCAAATGACAGCATTACGCCGTGGTTCCGCCCGGTTGATACCACCTCCCTGGATGGCGGGTTGGGCAAGCTGGCCATTCCGAACGCCTATGGAGTGGGGTCCGCGCCGCAGAACCTCAATCCGTGGCTGACCGCCAATGTTGCCAATCAACAGCAGCCGATCTGGTTCATTGACGGCGCCGACAATCAACTGCAACGCATCTATGGCGGCTATGTTAACACGGGGGCCCACAATCCCGACGGCAGTGTGCGGGGCATTGGCGATTTGTTGGTGGGCCAGCGCTATGCCGACGAATTTTATCGGCTCACGAGTCTCTCATCCTACGCGTCGAACGCCCGCCTGCCGGGCGCCCAATACGGACAATATCGAACCAAAACGCTCTCCGACGCATCGGTGTTCGATTTCTACAATAATCTATTGGACGGCCCTACGAAATCCGAATACGAAAACTGGAACGCGTATAATCTGGATCTCACCCAGACGGGATGGGATGACCGGGTGGGGGTGGAGTTGAGTTATGACCGGCAGAAATACAAACGAGGCGGGCAAGCGCTCATCACCGATCCCACACTCACGATTGACGTGCTGCAGAACTTTCAGGATCTCACCGCCAATCCGAATTTTGGTCGCCCTTATGTGGTGGGCGGTCCGGGCGGCGGGACCTCCTACGAGAGCGACCGGGAGTATGTCCGGGGTTCTGTTTTCGGCGAATTGCGGGCCAGGGATTTTTTGAGCAGCGAGAGTTTTCTGGCCAAGTTGATCAACAAGCAGCGTTTCAACGGCGTTTACAGCAAAGAGAAATATGAAACGGAAAACCGTACCTGGCAGATGTATGCTTACGGCAGTGACTGGGATGCCTACTGGAGTCGCACGACCGGCCTCAGCTACCCCTTCGCCGGCAGCGGGAGCCGCCCGCCGGTGAGTGTCATCTACCTCGGCCCCTCACTCGCAGGCGCCAGTTCCGCCTCGGGAGCGAATATTCCGAACGTCGGGTCCGCGGTCACGTTGCCCAATGGGAACGTCTATCACTTCGCGTCGACCTGGACCAACCCGGCGGGCGTCAATTACAGCGATCCGTGGACCGTGCCAAATAATCTTCTGCCGATTTTCGACCCGGCAACTGCGACAACCCAGGCATCGAATCCGGCTAACTATATCGGCTGGAATTCCAACGTGCCGGTGAACCTGCGGCGCTATGACAACGGGCAGGATCCGACGCTGCTGACCAACGCCCAGAAGTCCCTGCGCGAGACGACCTCTTACGCCGGCACCTGGCAGGGCTATTGGTGGGATGGCGCCATCGTTTCCACCCTGGGATGGCGCTACGACGAGGTAAAGGGCAAGGGCGTGACGGCGCAGAAAGTGAACACCAACCGGAGCATCCTCAACATCGACCCCAGCGTCTACGCTCTACCGAGCAGCTATCCGGCTGGCCAGATATTCAAGGATCACTCGACGAGCGGCGGCGTCGTTGTCCATTTGAACAAGCTGTTCGGCACGCACGATCCGCTGCCGCTCAATGTCAGCGTATCCTATAATAAGTCGGCCAACTTTCAGGTCACCGACACGCGCCGGGATGTCTACGGCAATACGATCGGCAACCCGACCGGCAAGACCAAGGATTATGGGGTGATGATCTCCACCAAGGACGACCGGTTTTCTTTCCGCGCCGTGAAGTATGAGAGCAGCGTCGCGAATGCGACGACGCAACTGGATCTGGGCGGCCTCTCAAGCACCGTTGCGCAGGGGCTTAAGTTCCGGAATGTGTTCTTGTATAAAATGAACGGCTATACGCTCGATACGGGAGGCCAGACCGACGACACACCCGGCAAGCGGTATTATTGGACTCCGGCCTACGTGAACGCCAGCAACCGCCCGGTGGCTGACTTGAACGGCAATCCCAGCCCTGTCCCCAGCGGGGCGACGTTGGAGACCCAGGCGCAAGCCATTGCAAGGAGGGACGCGTCCATCACGGCGTGGAACGACATCCAGTCGTGGCTCCAGGCGAAAAACTACTTCAGCGCGTGGGGCTACACGCCCACGACAGCTTCGGCGTTGACTGATCGGGCGACGTATGAGGCGAATCCTTCGGCGCACCAGCCTGATGGGTCGACGGTCTACGCCTACAGTCCTTCCGCGCCACAGGGCCTGGCAGTGACGGCCGACACGAAGTCCGAAGGTTACGAGTTCGAGTTCACCGCGAATCCTTTGCCGAACTGGCGGGTGTCGTTCAATGCGGCGGAGACGACGGCAGTCCGCACGAATGTCGGCGGTGCGCAGCTCGATGAGCTCGTGAACTACCTCGACGGGCAGATGGCCGGCGTGGCGGGCGACATGCGTCAATACAATGGAAACTACGTGCCATCGAACGAAGTGCGACAGAATTGGGCCAACTGGCGGGGGCAATATACACTTCTTAAACTGCAGGAAGGCTCGGCGGCTTCCGAGCTTAGGAAGTGGCGCTTTAATGTGGTGACGAACTACATGTTCCAAGATGGCGCGCTAAAAGGATTTGGCGTCGGTGGCGCCTATCGGTGGCAGGATCGGGTGATCATCGGCTACCCGGTGATTCCTGGCGCGAATGGACAAGCCAGCTTTGACCTTTCGAAGCCCTACTACGGACCGTCCGAGGACGGATTGGACGCTTGGTGCAGTTACGAGCACAAGCTGACCAAACGGATCGATTGGAAAATCCAACTCAACATCCGCAACGTCTTCGGCAAAGATGAATTGATTCCGATTTCGGTGGAACCGGACGGCAAGACGTGGGCGTCAGCGCGTATCGCGCCGAACCGGGAGTGGTTCGTTACGAATACGTTCAGTTTCTAA
- a CDS encoding small ribosomal subunit Rsm22 family protein — MTWDEINWPVLERLREGFLHGGAAAGVYWKSAEDLANYDFTYGERIGWKWDAVLRELELRHWQPAPGASVFDWGCGSGIAARRVIAHFGAETFSGLTVWDHSTIAVDFASSVARNQFPSLQVAPATPRDFTDASPIGLLVISHVLNELSPAALADLERVVARAESVLWVEPGTSVVSRQLGAIRDRLINAFHVIAPCTHALPCPALAPENERHWCHFFAPPPAGIFADSNWVKFGQRAGIDLRSLPYAFLALDRRPRETLADGWSRIIGRPEHFKPYARFLNCDATGLAELTLPKRAAPALFKELERTRAPLVYRWTRAAAQVVGGESLAQINSPAE, encoded by the coding sequence ATGACGTGGGACGAAATCAACTGGCCCGTGCTGGAGCGATTGCGAGAAGGCTTCCTTCATGGCGGCGCGGCGGCGGGCGTTTACTGGAAATCCGCCGAAGATCTCGCCAATTACGATTTCACCTACGGAGAAAGGATTGGGTGGAAGTGGGACGCAGTGCTGCGCGAACTGGAGCTCCGCCACTGGCAACCGGCCCCCGGCGCGTCTGTTTTTGACTGGGGCTGTGGCAGTGGCATTGCGGCGCGCCGCGTGATCGCGCACTTTGGCGCGGAAACGTTTTCCGGCCTCACTGTCTGGGACCACTCGACGATCGCCGTGGATTTCGCGTCATCCGTCGCCCGCAATCAATTCCCCTCGCTGCAGGTTGCCCCGGCAACTCCGCGCGATTTCACGGACGCCTCACCCATTGGGTTGCTTGTGATCAGTCACGTGCTCAATGAACTCTCGCCGGCGGCGCTGGCCGACTTGGAGCGGGTGGTCGCGCGGGCCGAGTCGGTGTTGTGGGTTGAGCCCGGCACCAGCGTGGTCAGCCGCCAGCTCGGTGCCATTCGCGACCGACTCATAAACGCGTTCCACGTCATCGCGCCGTGCACGCATGCGTTACCCTGCCCTGCGTTGGCGCCCGAGAACGAACGGCATTGGTGCCACTTTTTCGCGCCGCCCCCGGCCGGAATTTTCGCCGATTCGAATTGGGTCAAATTCGGCCAGCGCGCCGGCATCGACCTGCGCAGTCTGCCCTACGCTTTTTTGGCGCTCGACCGGCGGCCGCGAGAGACGCTGGCCGACGGTTGGTCGCGCATCATCGGCCGGCCCGAACACTTCAAGCCTTACGCGCGCTTCCTCAACTGCGATGCGACCGGTCTCGCGGAACTCACGCTGCCCAAGCGCGCCGCACCCGCACTCTTCAAGGAACTTGAACGCACGCGCGCACCCTTGGTCTATCGCTGGACGCGCGCCGCAGCACAGGTCGTCGGCGGCGAATCGCTCGCGCAGATAAATTCGCCGGCGGAATGA